The proteins below are encoded in one region of Methylophilales bacterium:
- a CDS encoding undecaprenyl-diphosphate phosphatase: protein MDLYLLWVAFILGIVEGITEFIPVSSTGHLILAAELLQFNDDSSKVFEIFIQLGAILAVIVQYKNKLILTFKGALHEKVAQNFILHLFIAFLPAAIMGLLFHKMIKFYLFNPIIVGISLIIGGFIMILIEKKLTIKTKTNVDQITKKQALVVGLAQCFALIPGVSRSASTIMGGLISGLDRKTATEFSFFLAIPIIFAASLFDLATNFSLLNMHHVPIFSIGFITAFVSALLIIKVFIKYVANHDFVIFGWYRILIGIIAVIYFF, encoded by the coding sequence ATGGATTTATATCTTTTATGGGTAGCCTTTATTCTCGGGATTGTTGAAGGAATCACTGAGTTTATACCCGTCAGCTCTACTGGCCATTTGATTTTAGCAGCTGAGCTTTTACAATTTAACGACGACTCAAGTAAAGTTTTTGAAATTTTTATACAGCTCGGCGCCATCCTCGCCGTTATCGTTCAATACAAAAACAAATTAATATTGACCTTTAAAGGGGCTTTGCATGAAAAAGTCGCCCAAAACTTTATTCTCCATCTATTCATTGCCTTCCTTCCAGCTGCGATAATGGGACTTTTATTTCATAAAATGATTAAGTTTTATCTCTTTAACCCAATAATCGTCGGTATCAGTCTGATAATTGGTGGTTTTATAATGATTTTAATTGAAAAAAAATTAACCATTAAAACAAAAACAAATGTTGATCAGATTACAAAAAAGCAAGCTTTAGTCGTAGGCTTGGCCCAATGTTTTGCTTTAATTCCAGGGGTTTCAAGGTCTGCGTCTACTATCATGGGTGGTTTAATATCGGGGCTGGATCGAAAAACGGCCACTGAATTTTCGTTTTTCTTAGCTATCCCCATTATATTTGCCGCTTCGTTATTTGATTTAGCAACCAACTTTTCTTTACTCAACATGCATCATGTACCCATCTTCTCAATTGGCTTTATCACCGCATTTGTGAGTGCTTTATTAATTATAAAAGTTTTTATCAAGTATGTAGCCAACCATGACTTTGTCATATTTGGTTGGTATAGGATTCTTATTGGAATAATTGCTGTTATTTATTTTTTCTAG
- the thiC gene encoding phosphomethylpyrimidine synthase ThiC — protein MNVDKFVSKDAGLDKAALESFENSKKVYIEGSTPDIQVPFREISISDTPSEFGAEKNAPVLTYDTSGPYTDPKSKIDIKNGLIPLRNKWIEDRKDTEQLQGPSSTFGKKRKTDPSLENMRFNLKRNPKKAMVGKNVSQMHYAKKGIITPEMEFIAIRENQRREGISEVLQTQHPGENHGAKIPQKITAEFVRDEVAKGRAIIPANINHPETEPMIIGRNFLVKINANIGNSALGSSISEEVEKMVWGTRWGGDTVMDLSTGKNIHETREWIIRNSPVPIGTVPIYQALEKVNGKAEDLTWEIFKDTLIEQAEQGVDYFTIHAGVRLAYIPMTAKRMTGIVSRGGSIMASWCLAHHKESFLYTHFEEICEIMKTYDVSFSLGDGLRPGSIYDANDEAQFAELKTLGELTKIAWKHDVQVMIEGPGHVPMHMIKENMDLQLEHCDEAPFYTLGPLTTDIAPGYDHITSGIGAAMIGWYGCAMLCYVTPKEHLGLPEKEDVRTGIITYKIAAHAADLAKGHPGAQIRDNALSKARFEFRWNDQFNLGLDPEKAKEFHDETLPQEGAKQAHFCSMCGPHFCSMKISQDVRDYATKKGISDKEALEKGMEEKSIEFVKKGAEVYQKI, from the coding sequence ATGAATGTTGATAAATTCGTAAGTAAAGACGCAGGCCTTGACAAAGCAGCTCTTGAATCTTTTGAAAACTCAAAAAAAGTTTACATAGAAGGGTCAACGCCGGATATTCAAGTGCCTTTTAGAGAAATTTCTATTTCAGATACACCTTCTGAATTTGGTGCTGAAAAAAATGCCCCGGTATTAACTTACGATACCTCGGGTCCTTACACTGACCCCAAAAGTAAAATTGATATTAAAAATGGTTTAATTCCCTTACGTAATAAATGGATTGAGGATAGAAAAGATACAGAACAACTTCAGGGCCCTTCATCAACTTTTGGCAAAAAAAGAAAAACAGATCCGTCATTAGAAAATATGCGATTTAACCTTAAGCGCAACCCAAAGAAAGCTATGGTAGGAAAAAATGTATCTCAAATGCACTATGCCAAAAAAGGAATTATTACCCCCGAAATGGAGTTTATAGCCATTAGGGAAAACCAAAGGCGTGAAGGGATTTCGGAAGTCCTCCAAACACAACACCCTGGTGAAAATCATGGTGCCAAGATTCCTCAAAAAATAACCGCGGAATTTGTAAGAGATGAAGTTGCCAAAGGGCGAGCTATCATTCCAGCAAATATTAATCACCCAGAAACAGAACCGATGATTATCGGAAGAAATTTTTTAGTTAAGATCAATGCCAATATTGGTAACTCAGCCCTAGGATCTAGTATTAGCGAAGAAGTCGAAAAGATGGTTTGGGGTACCCGTTGGGGTGGTGATACTGTAATGGATTTATCTACTGGAAAAAATATTCATGAAACGAGAGAGTGGATCATTAGAAATAGCCCTGTGCCTATAGGGACCGTTCCAATTTATCAAGCACTGGAAAAAGTAAATGGTAAAGCCGAGGATTTAACATGGGAAATTTTTAAGGACACCCTCATTGAACAAGCAGAGCAAGGGGTAGATTATTTTACAATTCATGCGGGCGTGAGATTAGCTTATATTCCAATGACTGCTAAAAGAATGACAGGAATTGTGAGTCGGGGAGGCTCTATTATGGCGAGCTGGTGTCTTGCTCATCACAAGGAATCATTCTTATATACCCACTTTGAAGAAATTTGCGAAATAATGAAAACCTATGATGTTAGCTTTAGCTTGGGTGATGGTTTAAGGCCGGGATCAATATACGATGCTAATGACGAAGCACAATTTGCTGAATTAAAAACATTGGGTGAACTAACTAAAATCGCTTGGAAACATGATGTCCAGGTGATGATTGAAGGCCCGGGTCACGTACCTATGCATATGATTAAAGAGAATATGGATCTACAGTTAGAGCATTGTGACGAAGCCCCTTTTTACACACTCGGACCGTTAACTACCGATATCGCACCTGGCTATGATCACATCACTTCAGGTATTGGTGCTGCTATGATTGGTTGGTATGGCTGTGCCATGCTTTGCTATGTCACACCAAAAGAACATTTAGGTTTACCTGAAAAAGAGGACGTGAGAACGGGAATTATTACTTATAAAATTGCAGCACATGCGGCAGACCTCGCAAAAGGTCACCCCGGCGCGCAAATCCGTGATAATGCCCTATCGAAGGCAAGATTTGAATTCAGATGGAATGATCAGTTTAATTTAGGCCTAGATCCTGAAAAAGCAAAAGAATTTCATGATGAAACACTTCCGCAAGAGGGTGCTAAACAAGCCCACTTCTGTTCAATGTGTGGGCCCCACTTCTGTTCAATGAAAATATCCCAAGATGTGAGAGACTATGCAACCAAAAAAGGGATATCTGATAAAGAGGCTCTAGAAAAAGGCATGGAAGAAAAATCTATTGAATTTGTAAAAAAAGGTGCTGAAGTTTACCAAAAAATTTAA
- a CDS encoding protein-L-isoaspartate O-methyltransferase: MKTLTDVKRFNMIEQQIRTWDVFDASILDLYDKIKREAYVPETYKKIAFTDVQIPLQHKQYMLAPKQEARVLQSLKLKPTDHILHIGTGTGFFAALLASLSKHVVTMDLFDNFLEEAKKIHQKDNLSNLSYVNNDGVQGNLDFAPYDVIVFTGGILKEPLGLREQLKVGGKLFFFEGTKTLMQANLIEKVGQNEYESKSMFEDVIPFLIMKSEASKFIF; the protein is encoded by the coding sequence ATGAAAACCCTTACTGATGTCAAACGTTTTAATATGATTGAGCAACAAATCAGGACATGGGATGTGTTTGATGCATCGATATTAGATTTGTATGACAAAATTAAAAGGGAAGCATATGTCCCAGAAACATATAAAAAAATTGCTTTCACAGACGTACAAATTCCACTTCAACATAAACAATATATGCTTGCCCCAAAACAAGAGGCAAGAGTTTTGCAATCTCTTAAGTTAAAACCAACAGATCATATTTTACATATTGGTACTGGGACGGGTTTTTTTGCAGCTTTGCTGGCTTCTCTTTCAAAGCATGTCGTTACGATGGATTTATTTGACAATTTCTTAGAGGAAGCAAAAAAAATTCATCAAAAAGATAATCTCTCAAATTTATCATATGTAAATAATGATGGTGTTCAAGGTAACTTAGATTTTGCACCTTATGATGTAATTGTATTTACGGGGGGCATCCTTAAAGAGCCTTTAGGGCTGAGAGAACAGCTTAAAGTAGGCGGTAAATTATTTTTTTTCGAAGGTACTAAAACGCTTATGCAGGCGAACCTTATTGAGAAAGTTGGTCAAAATGAGTATGAATCTAAGTCTATGTTTGAAGATGTTATTCCTTTTTTAATTATGAAAAGTGAAGCATCTAAGTTTATTTTTTAA
- a CDS encoding TolC family outer membrane protein, translating into MSILYVKIRLLVFLFCMSFSSFISAEKTSDLLSLYNEALRHDALLSAATIQNQATQELIDQGLSLLLPNISASGSYSDLDNSRKFNTPISNVLLAGTKADYQNYEYGVVVRQPIFNYASYNRYKQNLVQTSLSDKQLLWSRQDLIYRVVKLYFETLQASDEIDLLQAQRKEILAQLAEAEAMFKAGLVSITDVNETKTKAALIEVEQLNAVQLFKIKKREFETITGSLPGKLNKLNPVITFTEVENKAEEWIDIALENNLDLQIRRDEVKIADREIDIRTGDRLPTIDAFASRSRNWNSGGYPYGTTKNQGGKDFSDAIGVEINIPIYEGGFRSSRIREGKLLKLKLQEDEEYLERQVKLEVRENFLHLQTNFAEIVAYDVALKSAKLTLDSTNLGFKAGLRDSIDVLRAQQVYFDAEKDILDNKYDYLMNLINLKFSVGMLTKQDIIEINKYLILEQ; encoded by the coding sequence ATGTCGATTCTTTATGTAAAGATCAGATTATTGGTATTTTTGTTTTGTATGAGTTTTTCTTCATTTATAAGTGCTGAAAAAACAAGTGACTTATTGTCACTATACAATGAAGCACTAAGACATGATGCCCTTTTATCTGCTGCGACTATTCAAAACCAAGCAACTCAGGAATTAATAGATCAAGGCCTATCTCTTTTATTACCAAATATATCGGCTTCAGGAAGCTATTCTGATCTAGATAATTCAAGAAAATTTAATACGCCAATTAGTAATGTACTATTGGCTGGAACGAAAGCAGATTATCAAAATTATGAATATGGTGTTGTAGTGAGGCAGCCAATTTTTAATTATGCTTCTTATAATCGCTACAAACAAAATTTAGTTCAAACGAGCTTAAGTGACAAACAGCTTCTCTGGTCCCGACAAGACTTGATTTATCGTGTTGTAAAATTATATTTTGAAACACTACAAGCATCAGATGAGATTGATTTACTTCAAGCCCAGCGTAAAGAAATACTTGCACAGCTTGCTGAGGCGGAAGCGATGTTTAAAGCAGGACTAGTTTCCATTACCGATGTTAATGAAACAAAAACAAAAGCCGCATTGATAGAGGTTGAACAATTAAACGCTGTGCAACTTTTTAAAATTAAAAAAAGAGAATTTGAAACTATTACAGGGTCACTTCCAGGAAAGCTTAATAAATTAAATCCGGTGATTACATTTACAGAGGTTGAAAATAAAGCAGAAGAATGGATCGATATTGCATTAGAAAATAATTTAGATCTTCAAATAAGAAGAGACGAAGTCAAAATCGCAGACAGAGAAATAGACATTCGAACAGGCGATAGGCTCCCAACAATCGATGCATTCGCTTCACGTTCAAGAAATTGGAATAGTGGAGGATATCCTTATGGCACAACTAAAAACCAAGGGGGCAAAGACTTTTCTGACGCGATTGGCGTTGAAATTAATATTCCCATTTATGAAGGTGGATTTAGAAGCTCAAGGATACGTGAAGGCAAGTTACTTAAACTCAAATTACAAGAAGATGAAGAATATTTAGAAAGACAAGTTAAGTTAGAGGTAAGAGAAAATTTTTTACATCTTCAAACAAATTTTGCAGAAATAGTTGCTTATGACGTAGCATTAAAAAGTGCTAAATTAACGCTTGATTCAACCAATTTGGGTTTTAAGGCAGGCTTAAGAGATAGTATTGACGTCTTGAGAGCTCAACAAGTTTATTTTGATGCTGAAAAAGATATACTTGATAACAAATATGATTACTTAATGAATTTGATTAATTTAAAATTTTCTGTGGGTATGCTTACAAAACAAGACATAATTGAAATAAATAAATATCTAATATTGGAACAGTAA
- a CDS encoding isochorismatase family protein, protein MIASKNKSQLVLVDMQEKLASVMPKEVINKIIKRCELLFAVAQKLEIPSIITEQYPQGLGPTLPSIKAFVNEASYIEKKVFACTDDAIFNRYLIRTKPQVFLIGMEAHICILQTALGLIKAGKEVFVIEDAVVSRNILNKQNALGRLKSAGCIITNVESVVFEWLGSSENPIFKEITPLIKNID, encoded by the coding sequence ATGATTGCATCAAAAAATAAAAGCCAATTAGTTTTAGTAGATATGCAGGAAAAGTTAGCCTCTGTTATGCCAAAAGAAGTTATTAATAAAATTATCAAGAGGTGCGAGCTTTTATTCGCGGTAGCTCAGAAATTAGAAATTCCCTCAATTATTACTGAGCAATATCCACAAGGTTTAGGGCCAACTTTGCCATCTATTAAAGCTTTTGTTAATGAGGCGAGTTATATAGAAAAAAAAGTCTTTGCATGTACAGATGATGCTATTTTTAATCGGTATTTAATCCGCACTAAACCGCAAGTTTTTTTAATTGGTATGGAAGCGCATATTTGTATTTTACAAACAGCTCTGGGACTTATCAAAGCAGGCAAAGAAGTTTTTGTGATTGAGGATGCAGTAGTTTCAAGGAATATATTAAATAAGCAAAATGCTTTAGGAAGACTAAAAAGTGCAGGATGTATTATTACAAATGTTGAATCAGTTGTATTTGAATGGTTGGGCTCATCTGAGAATCCAATTTTTAAAGAAATTACTCCTCTAATTAAAAATATTGACTAA
- a CDS encoding 3-deoxy-D-manno-octulosonic acid transferase codes for MRLIIYNIIVYLILPLTTIKLVYRGIKNKDYLRGWSERFAIYPVSEKNKWLKRKTLWIHCVSVGETKAIYRLLEQLQKKYPRAHFLITHGTPTGKKVALPKNKNIHRAYLPYDAFDLVRRFLKFYRPTVGILLEKEIWPNLIIQCNSKKIPLLLINGRLSNESIEKYKKFRNFYTPLLNKLSTIYVQGESDKKNFEQLTTHKVQVMGNLKFDQMPPKETEQNSKKMKNDLMINDQIVIVAGSTRKGEEEIILNEILKMNKKNISLILTPRHPERFSKVENLLKSKNVQFAKRSQASSIKSTPNFILGDSMDEMYMYYELANVVILGGSFFNYGSQNPIEPIKLKKPTIIGPSIFNFKDIILGAIKSKAAIQINHIHELPKTITKLSNLETRNSMIQKSKEFISRSEGSSRKALKIISQYF; via the coding sequence ATGCGTCTTATTATTTACAATATCATTGTTTATCTTATTCTTCCCCTTACTACAATCAAATTAGTTTATCGAGGAATAAAAAATAAAGATTATTTAAGAGGTTGGTCTGAGCGTTTCGCCATTTACCCCGTATCTGAAAAAAATAAGTGGTTAAAAAGAAAAACCTTATGGATTCATTGTGTGTCGGTCGGAGAAACAAAGGCAATTTATAGGCTTTTAGAACAATTACAAAAAAAATATCCAAGAGCGCATTTCTTAATCACCCATGGTACTCCAACAGGCAAAAAAGTTGCCCTTCCAAAAAATAAAAATATTCACAGAGCCTATCTACCTTATGATGCTTTTGACCTAGTCAGAAGATTTCTCAAATTTTATAGGCCCACAGTAGGTATATTGCTTGAAAAAGAAATTTGGCCAAATTTAATTATCCAATGTAACAGCAAAAAAATTCCGCTACTTCTCATAAACGGAAGGCTTTCTAATGAATCTATTGAAAAGTATAAAAAATTCAGAAATTTTTATACACCTTTGTTAAATAAACTATCAACTATTTACGTACAGGGTGAATCTGATAAGAAAAATTTCGAGCAATTAACTACCCATAAAGTTCAAGTGATGGGTAACTTAAAATTTGACCAAATGCCCCCTAAGGAAACGGAGCAAAATTCAAAAAAGATGAAGAATGATTTAATGATTAATGATCAAATTGTAATAGTTGCCGGCAGTACAAGGAAAGGTGAGGAAGAAATTATACTTAATGAAATATTAAAGATGAATAAGAAAAATATTTCATTAATTTTGACGCCAAGACACCCGGAAAGATTTAGTAAAGTAGAAAATCTTTTAAAATCAAAGAACGTGCAATTTGCTAAAAGAAGTCAAGCCTCTTCAATCAAATCAACACCAAATTTTATATTAGGTGACTCTATGGATGAGATGTATATGTATTACGAGTTGGCAAATGTCGTAATTCTTGGAGGCAGTTTCTTCAATTATGGAAGCCAAAACCCAATTGAACCGATAAAATTGAAAAAGCCCACTATTATTGGGCCATCGATTTTTAACTTTAAGGACATCATTCTTGGAGCGATAAAATCAAAAGCCGCTATTCAAATAAACCATATCCACGAATTACCCAAAACTATTACAAAATTAAGTAATTTAGAAACACGAAATTCAATGATTCAAAAGTCAAAGGAGTTTATTTCAAGGTCAGAGGGAAGTTCCAGAAAAGCGCTAAAAATTATTAGTCAATATTTTTAA
- a CDS encoding adenosylcobalamin-dependent ribonucleoside-diphosphate reductase translates to MLKAVSNNEDHPEEGSIPVQPVSLDIWDKKYRLKSKKGDFVDKDVDDTYLRVAKALSDVEEKEIQEQWSERFVWALQNGAIPAGRITSNAGALEHKPATSTINCTVSGIIEDSMTDILDKVHEAGLTLKAGCGIGYEYSTLRPKGAFVAGAGAYTSGPLSFMDIYDRMCFTVSSAGGRRGAQMATFDIAHPDVTDFIKAKREDGRLRQFNLSCLITKDFMEAVKNDQKWKVAFPVTAKEAKDEGLDLENEDQVVWRNWPVPGKYLSKTEGKDTGKVACRVYKVIPAKRLWDIIMSSTYDYAEPGFILIDRVNEMNNNWFCENIRATNPCGEQPLPPYGACLLGSVNLTKFVKKPFTEEAQFDWDKYKEVVSIFTRMLDNVVEINGLPLGKQRDEIARKRRHGMGYLGLGSTLSMMGLVYGDEESLKFTEEVSRILAEIGWQVGIDLAKEKGPAPIMDEEFEVTASMLLMRPEMKKDGIKVGDKLTGKVLLGKYSRYMQQFPSSIQAQIAKNGCRFTHHSSIAPTGTISLSLANNASNGIEPSFAHHYSRNVIREGKKSKEKVDVFSYELLAYRALVNPKAMPFSENADEKLPDYFIDSSTIKAKAHVDIQAAAQKWIDSSISKTINVPTDYDYEDFKEIYLYAYEKGLKGCTTFRFNPEAFQGVLVTEKDLENTSYKFTLDDGQEVEVKGNEEIEYDGEVHSAANLYDALKEGYYGKF, encoded by the coding sequence ATGCTTAAAGCGGTATCAAATAATGAGGATCATCCTGAAGAAGGTTCGATTCCAGTCCAACCAGTATCACTTGATATATGGGATAAAAAATATCGACTTAAGTCTAAGAAAGGTGACTTTGTTGATAAGGATGTAGATGATACTTACCTTAGAGTTGCTAAAGCGCTTTCAGATGTTGAAGAAAAAGAGATTCAAGAGCAATGGAGCGAGAGATTTGTTTGGGCTTTACAAAATGGAGCAATACCAGCTGGAAGAATTACTTCAAATGCTGGCGCCTTAGAACATAAACCTGCTACGAGTACAATTAACTGTACGGTATCAGGAATAATTGAAGACAGCATGACTGATATTTTAGATAAAGTTCATGAAGCAGGCCTGACTTTAAAGGCGGGTTGTGGAATTGGTTATGAGTACTCAACATTAAGACCAAAAGGTGCGTTTGTTGCAGGTGCTGGCGCTTATACAAGTGGCCCTCTTTCATTTATGGATATTTATGACCGTATGTGTTTTACCGTTTCAAGCGCTGGGGGTAGACGCGGAGCACAAATGGCCACATTTGATATTGCTCATCCTGACGTCACTGATTTTATTAAAGCAAAAAGAGAAGATGGAAGATTAAGGCAGTTTAATTTGTCTTGTTTGATTACTAAAGATTTTATGGAAGCCGTTAAGAATGATCAAAAATGGAAGGTTGCATTTCCTGTAACGGCAAAAGAAGCCAAAGATGAAGGCTTAGATTTGGAGAATGAAGATCAAGTAGTATGGAGAAATTGGCCAGTACCTGGTAAATATTTATCTAAAACTGAAGGAAAAGATACTGGAAAGGTTGCATGTCGAGTTTATAAAGTTATTCCAGCGAAGAGGTTGTGGGACATAATTATGTCATCAACATACGATTACGCAGAACCAGGATTTATTCTAATTGATCGTGTTAATGAGATGAATAATAACTGGTTTTGTGAAAATATTAGGGCAACAAATCCTTGTGGTGAGCAGCCACTCCCTCCCTATGGAGCGTGTTTACTTGGATCTGTAAATTTAACCAAGTTTGTCAAAAAACCTTTTACAGAAGAGGCGCAGTTTGATTGGGACAAGTATAAAGAAGTTGTCAGTATATTTACAAGAATGCTTGATAATGTTGTTGAGATCAATGGGTTGCCATTAGGTAAGCAAAGAGATGAGATTGCAAGAAAAAGACGTCATGGAATGGGCTATCTTGGTCTCGGTTCAACATTGTCAATGATGGGTCTTGTTTATGGTGACGAAGAATCATTAAAATTCACAGAAGAAGTAAGTCGAATTCTAGCTGAAATTGGATGGCAGGTGGGCATAGATCTTGCTAAAGAGAAAGGGCCAGCACCAATAATGGATGAAGAGTTTGAGGTCACAGCATCAATGCTTTTAATGAGGCCTGAAATGAAAAAAGATGGAATTAAAGTTGGTGATAAATTAACAGGGAAAGTTTTACTCGGAAAATATAGCAGGTATATGCAGCAGTTTCCATCTTCTATTCAAGCTCAAATAGCAAAGAACGGTTGTCGATTTACTCACCATAGTTCTATTGCACCAACAGGAACTATTTCACTGTCATTAGCAAATAATGCTAGTAATGGAATTGAACCCTCGTTTGCACATCACTATAGTCGTAATGTGATCAGGGAAGGTAAAAAATCAAAAGAAAAAGTCGATGTTTTTTCGTATGAACTTCTTGCTTATAGAGCATTGGTGAATCCTAAGGCGATGCCGTTTTCAGAAAATGCTGATGAGAAATTACCAGATTACTTTATTGATTCGTCAACAATCAAGGCAAAAGCTCATGTAGACATTCAAGCTGCAGCCCAAAAATGGATTGATAGTTCGATATCCAAAACAATTAACGTCCCTACAGATTACGATTATGAAGATTTTAAGGAAATATATTTGTATGCGTATGAAAAAGGATTAAAAGGTTGTACAACCTTTAGATTTAACCCAGAAGCATTTCAAGGTGTATTGGTAACTGAAAAAGATTTAGAAAATACTAGTTATAAATTTACTCTTGATGATGGACAAGAAGTTGAGGTAAAGGGAAATGAAGAAATTGAGTATGATGGAGAGGTTCATTCCGCAGCCAATTTGTATGACGCCTTAAAAGAAGGTTATTACGGAAAATTTTAG
- a CDS encoding NrdJb produces MSIKIEKKIVSYSVVDKTDEQKDEKKEIPAEVVQIGEPLARPDKITGSTYKVKTPVTEHALYITINDVIMNEGTDQEHRRPFEIFVNSKNMEHFQWIVGLTRVMSAVFRKGGDLTFLIEELESVFDPNGGYYKKGGKYVPSLVAELGQVLEEHLKNIGMLKVTEPEAHQQQLIDDKKAEYLKKNPDKLDDSGFPKDAQLCNKCQTKAAIMMDGCLTCLNCGESKCG; encoded by the coding sequence ATGTCAATTAAGATTGAAAAGAAAATCGTAAGCTATTCTGTTGTTGATAAAACAGATGAGCAAAAAGATGAAAAAAAAGAAATACCTGCTGAAGTGGTTCAAATTGGCGAGCCATTAGCAAGGCCAGATAAAATAACAGGCTCAACTTATAAAGTTAAAACTCCCGTAACAGAACATGCTTTATATATAACTATTAACGATGTCATTATGAATGAAGGTACTGACCAAGAACATAGAAGGCCTTTTGAAATATTCGTTAATTCAAAAAATATGGAGCATTTTCAATGGATAGTTGGGCTTACAAGGGTAATGTCAGCTGTATTTCGAAAAGGTGGTGATTTAACATTTTTAATTGAAGAGTTAGAAAGTGTTTTCGATCCCAACGGAGGTTATTATAAAAAAGGTGGTAAATATGTTCCAAGTTTAGTTGCCGAATTAGGCCAAGTTCTTGAAGAGCATCTTAAAAATATTGGTATGCTAAAAGTTACAGAGCCAGAAGCGCATCAGCAACAATTAATCGATGATAAGAAAGCAGAGTATTTAAAAAAAAATCCTGATAAGTTAGATGATTCTGGTTTTCCAAAAGATGCACAGTTATGCAATAAGTGCCAAACAAAAGCAGCTATCATGATGGATGGATGCCTTACTTGTTTAAACTGTGGTGAAAGTAAGTGCGGCTAA
- a CDS encoding trypsin-like peptidase domain-containing protein, with translation MFKKLFLLGMLFPVTSFSTPSVEVLFNTNPSVVKVHVANDKGNHGVGSGVVVAKNYIVTNCHVIANSQGIHVTKYGISYSPDALIADWKSDLCILKFKFLELKPVTMKKTADVEYETDVFTKSYGGNSARPGSSFGTVKAKFDFDGHQIIQSSASFMLGASGGGIFNYQGELLGITTFKTPGRSAFYYSMPVEIIEEMLTKGEEVSITTAPERAFWDQPEEDQPYFMRVVSALNNKDWNKLKIISEDWVKNEPEADESNFHLGLANYHQENQDDAYKLFKKVVSQNKKHTLSYLYLYKIAKANNNQIEMVEYKKNVEQLDSNINLEMDE, from the coding sequence ATGTTCAAAAAATTATTTCTACTAGGTATGTTATTTCCAGTAACGAGTTTTTCAACGCCAAGTGTTGAAGTATTATTTAATACAAATCCATCTGTCGTAAAAGTTCATGTTGCTAATGATAAAGGAAATCACGGCGTAGGTTCTGGGGTTGTCGTTGCAAAAAATTATATCGTGACTAATTGTCATGTAATTGCAAACTCACAAGGAATACATGTAACCAAATATGGCATAAGCTATTCTCCGGATGCTTTAATAGCAGACTGGAAGAGTGACCTTTGCATTTTGAAATTTAAATTTTTAGAATTAAAACCAGTCACAATGAAAAAGACAGCAGACGTTGAATACGAAACGGATGTTTTTACAAAAAGCTATGGGGGAAATTCGGCAAGACCAGGCTCGTCATTTGGAACTGTAAAGGCTAAGTTTGATTTCGATGGGCATCAGATTATTCAGTCATCAGCTTCCTTTATGTTAGGGGCTAGTGGAGGAGGAATTTTTAATTATCAAGGGGAGCTTTTAGGTATTACTACATTTAAAACACCAGGAAGGTCGGCTTTTTATTACAGTATGCCAGTAGAAATTATTGAAGAAATGTTAACAAAGGGTGAGGAGGTTTCAATTACAACTGCTCCGGAAAGAGCATTTTGGGATCAGCCTGAAGAAGATCAACCGTACTTTATGAGGGTGGTAAGTGCTTTAAATAATAAAGACTGGAACAAGCTTAAAATTATTTCGGAGGACTGGGTTAAGAATGAACCAGAAGCAGACGAGTCAAACTTTCATTTAGGCTTAGCAAATTATCACCAAGAAAATCAGGACGATGCTTATAAATTATTTAAAAAAGTTGTCAGTCAAAATAAAAAACATACACTATCTTATTTATATTTGTATAAAATTGCCAAAGCAAATAACAATCAAATCGAAATGGTTGAATACAAAAAAAATGTTGAACAGCTCGATTCAAATATAAACTTGGAAATGGATGAATAA